The window AGGCATTCCTATAGCAGTCAAAGATAACATTTGTACAAAAGATATGAAAACAACGTGTGCGTCCAGGATTTTGGAGAACTTCGTACCACCTTATGATGCATTTGTGATAGAAAAATTACGGCAGGAAGATGCCATTATTGTTGGTAAAACAAATTTAGATGAGTTTGCAATGGGATCTACGACAGAAAATTCAGCTTTTCATATTACCCGCAATCCCTGGAACACGGATTGTATACCGGGAGGCTCTAGCGGGGGTTCTGCGGCAGCGGTTTCTGCCGATATAGCTTTTATGGCATTAGGTTCTGATACAGGGGGGTCTGTTCGTCAACCAGCTTCTTTATGTGGAAATGTTGGTTTTAAACCGACCTATGGAAGAGTTTCACGCTATGGTCTAATTGCCTTCGCGTCATCGCTTGACCAGGTTGGTACTTTTACAAAAGATGTTTTTGATGCAGCATTACTATTACAGGTTATTTCGGGTCATGACTGTTCAGATTCAACATGCTCATCGTTAGGGGTTGATGACTATCTGTCAGATATTAACTCTCCGGATGATGGATTACGAATAGGTGTGCCAAGAGAGTTTTTTAGCGAAGGACTTGATTCAGAAGTTAGAAATGCAGTAATGGATGCATTGGGAATTTATAAAAAAAATGGAGCAAAGCTAATAGAGCTGTCTCTGCCCCATTGTGAGTATGCTATAGCAACGTATTGTATTATTGCAACGGCAGAGGCTTGTTCAAACCTTGCAAGATATGACGGTGTCAGGTATGGACTCAGAAGTCAATTACCTGATGATAACATAATAGACATGTACAGCAGGACACGGGCAGAAGGTTTCGGTGATGAGGTGAAAAGAAGAATTTTACTTGGTAATTATGTTCTAAGTTCCGGTTATTATGAGGCGTACTATCTGAAGGCATCAAAAGTGAGAAATTTGATAAAAAGTGACTTCGAAGAGGCATTTAGGAATGTTGATTGTATTATTTGCCCCACCTGCCCTACTACGGCCTGTAAAGTTGGGGAGAAGACAGTTGACCCTCTTGAAATGTATCTGTCTGATGTTTATACTAATCTAGCAAACCTTACAGGGATACCTGGTATTTCTCTCCCTTGCGGTTTTACAAAGGCCGGGTTACCAATTGGAATGCAAATTTTAGGAAGGCATTTTGAAGAGAAACTGATATTACAGGTGGCCAAATTGTTTGAGAGGGAAACAGATTTTCATTTGAAGACACCTAAACTGGATTGATGGGATTTTATTAATGGAATATGAAGTTGTAATCGGACTGGAAACTCATGCTGAACTGAATACTGATACAAAACTCTTTTGTGGATGCAGTACCGCCTTTGGTTCAGAACCTAATACACAAACATGTCCTGTTTGCCTGGGGCTCCCGGGTGTATTGCCGGTGATTAATAGGAAGGCG is drawn from Candidatus Scalindua sp. and contains these coding sequences:
- the gatA gene encoding Asp-tRNA(Asn)/Glu-tRNA(Gln) amidotransferase subunit GatA, whose amino-acid sequence is MFLHELTAKQIRDKIVNREISALEIIENIFSRIKQKEPLVKAYISLDQEGALIKAREIDFKLQNGDVVGKLAGIPIAVKDNICTKDMKTTCASRILENFVPPYDAFVIEKLRQEDAIIVGKTNLDEFAMGSTTENSAFHITRNPWNTDCIPGGSSGGSAAAVSADIAFMALGSDTGGSVRQPASLCGNVGFKPTYGRVSRYGLIAFASSLDQVGTFTKDVFDAALLLQVISGHDCSDSTCSSLGVDDYLSDINSPDDGLRIGVPREFFSEGLDSEVRNAVMDALGIYKKNGAKLIELSLPHCEYAIATYCIIATAEACSNLARYDGVRYGLRSQLPDDNIIDMYSRTRAEGFGDEVKRRILLGNYVLSSGYYEAYYLKASKVRNLIKSDFEEAFRNVDCIICPTCPTTACKVGEKTVDPLEMYLSDVYTNLANLTGIPGISLPCGFTKAGLPIGMQILGRHFEEKLILQVAKLFERETDFHLKTPKLD